The sequence GGTGATGTAATCAAGTCTTCTTTCAATCTGTAGATACCGTTTTCTTCTTACTCCGAGTCATGTATTCACTGGGTGTTTTTATAGAGGTGCCTTTGGGTTGTCAAGCTGTATTCTAGGTACTAGAGTTACAGCAGCAAACAAAAATACCCCCCCCCTTACGTTCTCGTGAGggtagacagacaataaacaaatatatagcGAGACAGATGGTGATCAGAGGTAAGAAGAAGTACGAAGCAAGGTAAGGAGAAACGTCCACTGGAGGATTTTGAAGTGAGTCCTGACTTCTGTTTAGATCTGATATTTGTGTTCTAGGCACAGCAGCCACACAGAAAAGATGGGAGAGGAGGCCAATGATGACAAGAAGCCAACTACTAAATTTGAACTAGAGCGAGAAACAGAACTTCGCTTTGAGGTGGAGGCATCTCAGTCAGTTCAGTTGGAGCTGCTCGCCGGCATGGCAGAAATCTTTGGCACAGAGCTGACCCGAAACAAGAAATTCACCTTTGATGCTGGTGCCAAGGTGGCTGTTTTCACTTGGCATGGCTGTTCTCTACAGCTCAGTGGCCGCACCGAGGTGGCTTATGTCTCCAAGGACACCCCTATGGTGCTTTATCTCAACACTCATACAGCCTTGGAGCAGATGCGGAGGCAGGCGGAGAAGGAAGAAGAGCGAGGGCCCCGGGTGATGGTAGTGGGCCCCACTGATGTGGGCAAGTCCACAGTGTGCCGTCTACTGCTCAACTACGCAGTGCGTTTGGGCCGCCGGCCCACTTATGTGGAGTTGGATGTGGGCCAGGGCTCTGTGTCCATCCCTGGTACCATGGGGGCCCTCTACATTGAGCGGCCAGCAGATGTTGAAGAGGGATTCTCTATCCAGGCCCCTCTGGTGTATCATTTCGGCTCCACCACTCCTGGCACCAATATCAAGCTTTATAATAAGGTCAGAGCCAGGGccaaggtggggtggagggaagggctgCTGTCAGGGTTGGAAGCTGTGCAGAAGTTTGCCAGTTAAAATTCTTTGCTCCCTCTCAGCTGGTATTATTGCCACATGATTTTGGAAAAGACAGTTTCAAAAATAAGTCAACCTCAGATTGTTAAACGTTTCTATGGACCTATTCTTAAGTGATTTATTAAATTTCTACTTAGGACATGAAACACAAGAGACAGAAGaggcaacataaaataaaaattaaatccacGTTATGGGGTGACAACCACAGCCATTAAGAATGTCCATTTTTTGATATCTAATTCCACTTATTCTAAAGAAGGGTAAAAGAGCtgtgggttggtttgtttttgtgggtcttttttttttttcccctcacctcGATCCTTTCTTCTGCAGATTACATCTCGTTTAGCAGATGTGTTCAACCAAAGGTGTGAAGTGAACCGAAGGGCCTCTGTGAGTGGCTGTGTCATTAACACCTGTGGCTGGGTCAAGGGCTCTGGTTACCAGGCACTGGTGCATGCAGCCTCCGCCTTTGAGGTGGATGTAGTTGTGGTTCTGGATCAAGAACGACTGTACAATGAACTGAAACGGGACCTGCCTCACTTTGTACGCACTGTGCTGCTCCCTAAATCCGGGGGTGTGGTTGAGCGCTCCAAGGACTTCCGGCGGGAATGTAGGGACGAGCGGATCCGTGAGTATTTCTATGGATTCCGGGGCTGTTTCTATCCCCACGCCTTCAATGTCAAATTTTCAGATGTGAAAATCTACAAAGTTGGGGCACCCACCATCCCAGACTCCTGTCTGCCTTTGGGCATGTCTCAGGAGGACAATCAGCTCAAGCTAGTACCTGTCACCCCTGGCCGAGATATGGTGCACCACCTCCTGAGTGTCagcactgctgagggcacagaggAGAACCTTTCCGAGACAAGTGTGGCTGGCTTCATCGTGGTGACCAGTGTGGACCTAGAGCATCAGGTGTTTACTGTTCTCTCTCCAGCCCCCCGCCCACTGCCTAAGAACTTCCTTCTCATCATGGATATCCGGTTCATGGATCTTAAGTAGAGATCAGCAGGAAGCCTTGCTGCCTGGGGCATAGAGATCTTCTGGCCATCACCTAAGGCAGATGGGCTGAGGTATGAGAATCTCTTGAGGCCAGGCTGACCAGTAAATGGTGGACTACTCCAAAGCGTATATTCTACCTCTTAAAACAGGTGGTGGTAACCTAACTCTTCTGATCTTGAACCAGAAGGAAAACCATGAGAATATAATTGGTTTCTTAGATCACCTGAGTTGCCACTTTGGATGATCTGAGTTCCAGAGAAGTCCCATTTTTTTCACTGTGCTACTATGTGGACTAATTTATTACTGCTTTATATTCTGTATATAGTACTTGTTATCTTGTTTGTCCAGGATGAGAGAGTGAATTCAAAGGACCCCTTCCAATAAAGTTcatacttgggaaaaaaaaaaccaaactattttaataaacatttttgccATATCACAGAAGTtggtgtaatttttaaaatttttgtttttcccctaagCATTATAGAAACATTATTGGAATGATTTATTGCTGAATGCCTAGAGGAGAAGAAAGCCAAGAGCCCACCTGTGAGCTAAGCGGGTGAATTTTTATGATGAGTCCCCTTTCCTTTGCACTTAGGTAAATAGAGCTAAATCTGTTGTTTAATTGGAACCATACCGTAAGTCAAAATGTAAATTGAGCTTTCAGGTGGTAAGCTGGGAGAGCCCATTCTCTTTGATCTCTTGCAAATGATTGTCATTCCTGGTTTGGACTTGCATTATTGAATAAGTATCATGATgcctttcatccattcattctttccacaCATTTTTATCATGCACTTACTATGTGACAGGGACCATTCTAGATGGGAGGGAACAAGATAGACGAAGTCTTACAGAGCTTACACTAAACATAAGAAGGTAAGTGCTGTGCAGAGACTTAAGATTGGGTGATAGGAGAGAGTGGCTGGGGGGCTTTTTACATTGGATGGTCAGGAAATGCCTCTTCTGAGCACACATTTTGAGTTAGGACCTGAATGGCTGTGTGAAATTGGGGCAAAATCTTCCTGGTGGAGGAACAGTGCAAAAccctaagaaaggaaaaaaaaatgtgttggttGAAGggaaaggccagtgtggctggagtgtagTGAATCTGGGGGAGAGTGGTAAAAGTtgaggctggggttggggggaggggggcagcaaAGACCAGATAATGTAGGGCTTTTGTAATCCAAGAGCAGTGGGAAATAATGGGAGAGGGGTAATGTCTTAGTCCCTTCGGGCCGCtgtaaaaaaaataccacaaactgggtagcttataaatgTCAGAAATTCTTCACAtttttggaggctggaagggcCAAAAATCAAGGCACCAAGCATGGTCACGTTCTGCTAAGGGCTGTCTTCCAAGTTGCAGATTGCCTGTCTcaactgtgtcctcacatagtgaAAGGGGCAGGaagctctctggagcctcttttataaaggcactaatcccattcatgaaggctctacGTTCATGACGTAAGCATCTTTCAAAGATTCCATCccctaataccatcatctttggggATTTCAGCATaagaattggggtggggggggcacaaAAATTCAGACCATAGCAGGTGGTTAGACGAATGACATGATTTATCAATAATTTACATTGAAGAGATCGCTGCTGTGTGGAAAATGGGTTATAGAGGCAAGAGAAGAACCAAGGACACGTTAGGAGACTTGTGGTAGCTTCAATGTGCGAATGGATCAGAAGAGGGCAGCAGAGGTAGAGTTGGTGAGTAGATTGCCTTGGGATATTTTGGAGGTAAAATTGATAGGACTTGCTGATGGGAGAGGTGAGGAAAAGCAAGTGGAATCAAAGATGATTCCCACATTTTTTACTTGAGCAACTAGATCCGATCTGAGATTGGGGAAACtctgggagaggggaaaaggaaacagcAGTTCTACTTCGGCAGTGTTACGTCTGAGCTATTAGTCATCTATTGGGGATGCCACATAGACAGTTGGAAACATGAGTCTGGAGGGTTGGGGAGAGTTAGGGCTGAAGGTTCGTGGGAGCTTTTGGCCTACAGAGGGCATTTAAAGCAATGGCATTGGATGAAGTCACTTAGGGACTGTAAGTGGAAATCAGGAGGCAGAATAATGGACTTTCAGGGCATTCCGAACATAAGAGGTAAATTATAATGGGTGCTAGCAAAGGAGACTTGACTATTGATCTGGAAGCATGGATGTCGGTGTTGACCTTGAAGGGTGTTGTCTTGGAATGGTGGGGATGAAATCCTGTTGAAACATATTGAGATAGATAAACAGAAGTGGAGATGACAACTATAGAGAACTCTCAAGAAGCTTTGCTTAGAAAGGAATTGGGGGTGGGGTTATGGAGTCAAGGGAGGGTTTGTTGTtaggtttttaaacttttttttttttttttctttttgcggtaggcgggcctctcgctgttgtggcctctcccgttgcggagcctgtgctccggacgcgcaggctcagcggccatggctcacgggcccagccgctccatggcatgcggaATCCTcgcggacccgggcacgaacccgcgtcccctgcatcggcaggcggattctcaaccactgcgccaccagcgaagcccaagcCCTGTTAAGTTTTTAGATAGGATGCCTCTCAGCGTATCAACAGATTCTAGAGGGAGAGAATTTAATGATGGGTATgggtgtgtttttcatttttcaaataaaatgtcaaaaaattcagaagaaaatgaagggtGTGGGATCCAGAGCACAAGAAGGGAAACTGTGCCTTAACACAAGCAAAGACATTTCAGAAGGACAGGAGGGAAGGCAGCagtatttaaacataaaaaggtCTTTGGTGGTTTTGGTTCTGAAAGGGCATTCTTCTTTGCACCTAAATCCAAGCGTAGCATTTTGTTCTTGTCTTCCTGTAAATACCAGTGagttgaactaaaaaaaaaaaaaaaaaaaaaaaagaccctgtaGTTTGCCATCTATAGACATGAGGAAATGCAAGTGGAGAGGATTTGAAGAAGTACAGATAAACTacactagaaaaaaacaaaacgaactATAAAGTATTACTTAACATATATATAGCAAAGTAATTTATCTGAAGTTCGGTGGTCTGGATATCTTTGTTTTAGTCtagatcagcggtccccaacctttttggcaccagggacctgtttcatggaagacaatttttccatggacagtggagtgggggagggatggttcaggcagtaatgcgactgatggggagcaatggggagcggcagatgaagcagACAATTTTTCCGCAGAacggagggagggggtgggggggtgggctgTTTAGGCGGTGATGCTGGCGATtgggagctgcagatgaagctttgctcgcttgccTGCCgctctcacctcctgctgtgcggcccggtgcCTAacagggggttggggacccctagTCTAGTTTTTACTGTGCAGTACTTTTCAGAAGTGGCTGTCAGTTTAAACCTTATGTTCTATTAAACATCCTTTCCAGGAAATATATTGCACGATCCTAAGGAAAACTGGATAAGAAAATGGAATCTCTCTCTAAACCTTGGGATAGTGGTTATGCCACCATTAGTGCTCACCTATCTAAGAGCTTGGCATACAGTAATCCAGTGTCCTAGGGGAGTTTAGTATATGTGGTTGGTTGGCGGAACGTAGGATACTCATTCCTATTTAGCACTGTCTAGCCAAGAGACAAAACAATTTACAGGTTCTTAGACTGTTGAAAGTGGGAAGAGAAAGATCCCTAATCTGTGAAGTTGGGGAAATGAAGTCTtaaaatccaagaaaaatataCACTAGGAAAATGTCATTT is a genomic window of Physeter macrocephalus isolate SW-GA chromosome 16, ASM283717v5, whole genome shotgun sequence containing:
- the CLP1 gene encoding polyribonucleotide 5'-hydroxyl-kinase Clp1 isoform X2; this translates as MGEEANDDKKPTTKFELERETELRFEVEASQSVQLELLAGMAEIFGTELTRNKKFTFDAGAKVAVFTWHGCSLQLSGRTEVAYVSKDTPMVLYLNTHTALEQMRRQAEKEEERGPRVMVVGPTDVGKSTVCRLLLNYAVRLGRRPTYVELDVGQGSVSIPGTMGALYIERPADVEEGFSIQAPLVYHFGSTTPGTNIKLYNKITSRLADVFNQRCEVNRRASVSGCVINTCGWVKGSGYQALVHAASAFEVDVVVVLDQERLYNELKRDLPHFVRTVLLPKSGGVVERSKDFRRECRDERIREYFYGFRGCFYPHAFNVKFSDVKIYKVGAPTIPDSCLPLGMSQEDNQLKLVPVTPGRDMVHHLLSVSTAEGTEENLSETSVAGFIVVTSVDLEHQVFTVLSPAPRPLPKNFLLIMDIRFMDLK
- the CLP1 gene encoding polyribonucleotide 5'-hydroxyl-kinase Clp1 isoform X1, producing the protein MVIRGKKKYEARHSSHTEKMGEEANDDKKPTTKFELERETELRFEVEASQSVQLELLAGMAEIFGTELTRNKKFTFDAGAKVAVFTWHGCSLQLSGRTEVAYVSKDTPMVLYLNTHTALEQMRRQAEKEEERGPRVMVVGPTDVGKSTVCRLLLNYAVRLGRRPTYVELDVGQGSVSIPGTMGALYIERPADVEEGFSIQAPLVYHFGSTTPGTNIKLYNKITSRLADVFNQRCEVNRRASVSGCVINTCGWVKGSGYQALVHAASAFEVDVVVVLDQERLYNELKRDLPHFVRTVLLPKSGGVVERSKDFRRECRDERIREYFYGFRGCFYPHAFNVKFSDVKIYKVGAPTIPDSCLPLGMSQEDNQLKLVPVTPGRDMVHHLLSVSTAEGTEENLSETSVAGFIVVTSVDLEHQVFTVLSPAPRPLPKNFLLIMDIRFMDLK